The following are from one region of the Thermococcus cleftensis genome:
- a CDS encoding translation initiation factor IF-2 subunit beta: MSEKKVDFYDFEGLLDKAYDELPENVKHHTSRFEVPPAQVTIAGNRTIIENFVDIAEAMNRDPNHLLKFILREVATAGTLEGRRVVLQGRFTPYLIANKMKKYLRDYVICPVCGSPDTKIIKRGRFHFLKCEACGAETPIQHL; the protein is encoded by the coding sequence ATGAGCGAGAAGAAGGTTGATTTTTACGATTTCGAGGGCTTACTCGACAAGGCTTACGATGAGCTGCCCGAGAACGTCAAGCATCACACTTCCCGTTTCGAGGTTCCTCCGGCACAGGTCACGATAGCCGGAAACAGGACCATAATCGAGAACTTCGTGGACATAGCAGAGGCGATGAACCGCGATCCAAACCACCTGCTCAAGTTCATTCTGCGCGAGGTCGCAACGGCAGGAACCCTCGAGGGCAGGCGTGTCGTCCTCCAGGGACGCTTTACGCCGTACCTCATAGCGAACAAGATGAAGAAGTACCTCAGGGACTACGTCATCTGCCCTGTCTGCGGCAGTCCGGACACCAAGATCATCAAGCGCGGCCGCTTCCACTTCCTCAAGTGCGAGGCCTGTGGAGCCGAAACGCCCATACAGCACCTTTGA
- a CDS encoding biotin/lipoyl-containing protein, which translates to MAKVKVIVDGVEYEVEVEELGAGRFKVAFEDREYTVEAKGLGIDASALSSASAAVPAVPSAPTAPSVPAPAPAPAPAVSAPAPPGEGVVTAPMPGKILRILVKEGEKVKTGQGLVVLEAMKMENEIPAPKDGVIKKILVKEGDTVDTGQALIELG; encoded by the coding sequence ATGGCGAAGGTTAAGGTCATCGTTGATGGTGTTGAGTACGAGGTGGAAGTTGAGGAACTCGGAGCGGGACGCTTCAAGGTCGCCTTTGAGGACAGGGAGTACACGGTAGAGGCCAAGGGACTGGGGATAGATGCCAGTGCCCTCAGTTCAGCGAGCGCCGCCGTTCCAGCGGTTCCAAGCGCCCCAACCGCGCCGAGCGTCCCTGCCCCCGCCCCAGCCCCGGCTCCAGCCGTTTCCGCTCCGGCTCCCCCCGGTGAGGGTGTTGTCACCGCCCCAATGCCGGGCAAGATTCTTAGAATACTCGTCAAGGAGGGCGAGAAAGTCAAGACCGGCCAGGGATTGGTCGTCCTGGAAGCAATGAAGATGGAGAACGAGATTCCCGCTCCAAAGGACGGAGTGATCAAGAAAATCCTCGTCAAGGAAGGCGACACCGTCGACACCGGACAAGCACTAATAGAACTCGGGTGA
- a CDS encoding carboxyl transferase domain-containing protein, producing the protein MSMEEKVNELYERKKKILEMGGEKAVEKQHAKGKLTARERIEKLLDPGSFVEIGAFVRHRGTEFGMDKKELPADGVITGYGTIDGRLVFVYAQDFTVMGGSLGEMHAAKIKRVMELALEAGAPIIGLNDSGGARIQEGVDSLKGYGEIFKMNTILSGVVPQITAIMGPCAGGAVYSPAIGDFILMVDNPASFMFITGPQVVKAVTGVEVTPTQLGGAMVHAQRAGQAHLVGKSDEEVLALIRRLVSYLPSNNMEKPPRVKTNDLPFRKTENLYSIVPDDPNKGYDVRGVIYEIVDRDENGNPDFLEILPYFAPNAVVGFGRMNGQTVGIVANNPIHFAGVLDIDSSDKIARFVRTCDAFNIPIVTLVDVPGYLPGTQQEYGGIIRHGAKVLYAYAEATVPMVTVILRKAYGGAYLAMGSKHLGADFVFAWPTAEIAVMGPEGAANIIFRKEIAAAENPEEVRQQKIAEYREKFANPYVAAARGYIDDVIDPAETRAKVIMALEALESKRVKLPPKKHGNIPL; encoded by the coding sequence ATGAGCATGGAGGAAAAGGTCAATGAGCTGTATGAGAGGAAGAAGAAGATTCTGGAAATGGGCGGCGAAAAGGCCGTTGAAAAGCAGCACGCCAAGGGCAAGCTGACGGCGAGGGAGAGGATAGAGAAGCTCCTCGACCCGGGAAGCTTCGTTGAAATAGGAGCCTTCGTGAGGCACCGCGGAACCGAGTTCGGAATGGACAAGAAGGAACTGCCGGCAGATGGAGTCATCACCGGCTATGGAACCATCGACGGCCGTTTGGTTTTCGTCTACGCCCAGGACTTCACCGTGATGGGCGGTTCGCTCGGCGAGATGCACGCGGCGAAGATAAAGCGCGTAATGGAGCTGGCACTCGAAGCGGGAGCACCGATAATCGGCCTCAACGACTCCGGCGGAGCCAGGATTCAGGAGGGCGTCGATTCCCTCAAGGGCTACGGCGAGATTTTCAAGATGAACACGATTCTCAGCGGTGTGGTTCCGCAGATCACAGCCATCATGGGGCCCTGCGCCGGTGGAGCCGTTTACAGCCCGGCGATAGGAGACTTCATTCTGATGGTGGACAACCCGGCGAGCTTCATGTTCATCACCGGCCCGCAGGTCGTTAAAGCCGTTACCGGCGTCGAGGTCACCCCGACCCAGCTCGGCGGTGCCATGGTTCACGCCCAGCGCGCCGGACAGGCCCACCTCGTGGGCAAGAGCGATGAGGAGGTTCTGGCGCTTATAAGGCGTCTCGTGAGCTACCTGCCCTCAAACAACATGGAGAAGCCGCCGCGCGTTAAGACGAACGATCTGCCCTTCAGGAAGACAGAGAACCTCTACTCCATAGTTCCCGACGACCCGAACAAGGGCTACGACGTGAGGGGGGTCATCTACGAGATAGTGGACAGGGACGAGAACGGCAACCCGGACTTCCTGGAAATCCTCCCCTACTTCGCCCCCAACGCCGTGGTTGGCTTCGGCAGAATGAACGGCCAGACCGTCGGCATAGTGGCCAACAACCCGATACACTTCGCCGGCGTCCTCGACATTGACTCAAGCGACAAGATAGCGAGGTTCGTTAGAACCTGCGACGCCTTCAACATTCCGATAGTCACGCTCGTGGACGTTCCGGGCTACCTGCCGGGCACCCAGCAGGAGTACGGCGGAATAATCAGGCACGGCGCGAAGGTCCTTTACGCCTACGCGGAAGCGACGGTTCCGATGGTCACCGTAATCCTCAGGAAGGCCTACGGAGGTGCCTATCTCGCGATGGGAAGCAAGCACCTCGGCGCCGACTTCGTGTTCGCCTGGCCGACGGCCGAGATAGCCGTCATGGGGCCAGAGGGAGCGGCGAACATCATATTCAGGAAGGAAATCGCTGCTGCCGAGAATCCCGAGGAGGTTCGCCAGCAGAAGATTGCCGAGTACCGCGAGAAGTTCGCCAACCCCTACGTTGCCGCTGCAAGAGGTTACATAGACGACGTTATAGACCCGGCCGAGACGAGGGCAAAGGTGATTATGGCGCTCGAAGCCCTCGAGAGCAAGCGCGTCAAGCTCCCGCCGAAGAAGCACGGCAACATACCGCTGTGA
- a CDS encoding metallophosphoesterase codes for MLIGIMSDTHDNLQAIAKAVELFNRENVELVIHAGDYVAPFVARELKKLKAPLKGVFGNNDGERKGLYEALGIYDELIELEADGMKIAVTHGTNGVLVRALVRSRLYDVVVVGHTHRYEIREEGRTILVNPGEVCGYVSGVKSVALLDTRKREVRIINLDTGELLGAMSL; via the coding sequence ATGTTGATAGGCATAATGAGTGACACCCACGACAACCTCCAGGCGATCGCGAAGGCGGTTGAACTGTTCAACCGGGAGAACGTCGAGCTTGTCATTCACGCTGGGGACTACGTTGCGCCTTTCGTTGCGCGGGAGCTGAAGAAGCTGAAGGCACCGCTCAAGGGAGTTTTTGGCAACAACGACGGCGAGAGGAAAGGCCTCTACGAGGCCCTTGGCATATACGACGAGCTGATAGAGCTGGAAGCTGACGGAATGAAGATAGCGGTGACCCACGGTACCAACGGGGTTCTGGTGAGGGCCCTCGTCAGGAGCAGGCTGTACGATGTCGTTGTCGTCGGCCACACCCACCGCTACGAAATAAGGGAGGAGGGGAGGACGATACTCGTCAATCCCGGTGAGGTCTGCGGCTACGTCAGCGGCGTCAAGAGCGTGGCCCTGCTCGACACGCGGAAGAGGGAAGTGAGAATAATCAACCTCGACACCGGGGAGCTGCTCGGGGCGATGAGTCTTTGA
- a CDS encoding OadG family protein, translating into MSEFMEGLNLTVLGVTIVFMVLSILAVVLYAVGWIERRLVEREKPAPSPAPTPSPVEKEDKPVIPPRDLAVITAAILAYTAEKASQLRPLPFKRKISDAWRLYGVQSQMEEVEDFNYEMGKW; encoded by the coding sequence ATGAGCGAGTTCATGGAAGGGCTTAACCTGACCGTCCTGGGAGTTACGATAGTCTTCATGGTGCTCAGCATACTGGCGGTGGTGCTCTACGCCGTCGGCTGGATCGAGAGAAGGCTGGTGGAGAGGGAAAAGCCGGCTCCCTCGCCTGCCCCCACTCCCTCTCCAGTGGAGAAGGAGGATAAGCCAGTCATACCCCCGAGGGACTTGGCCGTTATAACCGCGGCGATACTGGCCTACACGGCGGAGAAGGCTTCACAGCTCAGGCCCCTGCCGTTTAAGAGGAAGATTTCCGACGCCTGGCGCCTCTACGGCGTCCAGAGCCAGATGGAGGAAGTTGAGGACTTCAATTACGAAATGGGGAAGTGGTGA
- the rtcA gene encoding RNA 3'-terminal phosphate cyclase, whose translation MNWVEIDGSYGEGGGQILRTSVALSVITGKPVRIYNIRANRPNPGLRPQHLHGILALKELSNARVKGAQVGSTVLEFVPGKARAKHVRVPIKTAGSVTLVLQALLPAMAFTGGSFEVTGGTDVPWSPPVDYLRNVTLFALEKMGLKVELEIRRRGHYPKGGGLVTGRVEPWEERKPLKALEWSRIERFAGISHATNLPSHVAERQAKAAEERLRELYGVPVEIETELSRSLGPGSGIVVWAETDKLRLGGDALGKRGKPAEVVGGEAADELIAQLTPGKAADRFLGDQLIPFLAFAGGELGVAEVTNHLVTNVWVVERFLGKIFEVEGEIGEPGIVRVVKRAES comes from the coding sequence ATGAACTGGGTAGAAATAGACGGCTCCTACGGCGAGGGCGGGGGACAGATCCTGAGGACGAGCGTTGCTCTCTCGGTAATCACCGGAAAGCCGGTCAGGATTTACAACATCCGCGCCAACAGGCCGAATCCCGGCTTGAGGCCACAGCACCTCCACGGGATTTTAGCGTTGAAGGAGCTGAGCAACGCGAGGGTTAAGGGCGCTCAGGTCGGCTCAACGGTTCTTGAGTTCGTTCCCGGGAAGGCCAGGGCCAAGCACGTCCGCGTTCCGATAAAGACGGCCGGGAGCGTAACTCTTGTCCTCCAGGCCCTGCTTCCGGCGATGGCCTTCACCGGGGGAAGCTTCGAGGTAACCGGGGGAACCGACGTCCCCTGGAGCCCGCCGGTGGACTACCTCAGGAACGTTACGCTCTTCGCGCTGGAGAAGATGGGTCTTAAAGTTGAACTCGAAATCAGGCGGAGGGGTCACTACCCGAAGGGCGGCGGGCTGGTCACCGGAAGGGTCGAGCCCTGGGAGGAGAGGAAACCCCTGAAGGCCCTCGAGTGGAGCAGAATAGAGCGCTTCGCCGGAATAAGCCACGCCACCAACCTTCCTTCTCACGTCGCCGAGAGGCAGGCAAAGGCAGCCGAGGAGAGGCTGAGGGAGCTCTACGGCGTCCCGGTGGAAATTGAGACTGAACTTTCCCGCTCGCTCGGGCCGGGGAGCGGTATCGTCGTCTGGGCCGAGACCGATAAGTTAAGGCTCGGCGGCGACGCCCTCGGCAAGCGCGGGAAGCCGGCTGAGGTCGTCGGAGGAGAGGCAGCCGACGAGCTGATAGCACAGCTGACGCCCGGGAAGGCCGCTGATAGGTTCCTCGGCGACCAGCTGATACCGTTTTTGGCCTTTGCAGGCGGCGAGCTTGGGGTGGCGGAGGTTACCAACCACCTTGTCACCAACGTCTGGGTGGTTGAGCGGTTCCTGGGCAAGATCTTCGAGGTCGAGGGTGAAATCGGTGAACCCGGAATTGTGAGGGTGGTGAAGCGGGCAGAGTCCTGA
- a CDS encoding LAGLIDADG family homing endonuclease, translating to MDREEMIERYARFLREYVDDDGKEVYLNKLKDLLTVTPKRSLAIDWTHLNSFDPELAGELIENPEESILAAEDAIQIILREPPLLVEREFKVHARFYNLPHTLLVKELGSEHINRLIQVEGIITRVSEVKPFVEKAVFVCKDCGNEMVRLQRPYENLVKPAKCDACGSRNIELDVEKSRFINFQSFRLQDRPESLKGGQMPRFVDAILLDDMVDTALPGDRVLVTGILRVILEQKDKRPIFKKVLEVNHIEQLSKEIEELEISPEDEQKIRELAKRKDIVDAIVDSIAPAIWGHRTVKKGIALALFGGVQRTLPDGTKLRGESHVLLVGDPGVAKCVDYHTKVLLADGSLREIGDVVEEAVRRAEEEGKLKKVDDGFYAPIDLELYALDAKTLKVRKVRANIAWKRTAPERMYRIRTASGREIRVTPTHPFFTFEDGQFRTRKAEELKEGCFIAVPRAIPAGGRPVKLSEVPIEKPKTAKSRLQLPEFADEEFWYVIGLLTGEGYTQKRGSSATVYFTNNDDRLIEKVYEYFKKIGLNPTIRDPHKGKTAKEVYASGIELYQLMKWLGIAQNLSEKKVPPQLFGARLEDVKAFLRGYFDAEATVDRKRPKITVVSASEELLKGVQHLLLRFGIKSQLHETRSRATNGRMKTARKYYRLFITGEDAVRFKELIGLEVSRKHKILEQVTQGMKPNTNVDIVPGVGKLLWKLRSEAGLTQKQMGINRSTYMHYERGDRLPSREKLKIVVEALKQHLSESKELKVLELLASSDIFWDRVVEIEEYNPEHPWVYDLQVPEHHNFIANDIFVHNSQLLRYVANLAPRAIYTSGKSSSAAGLTAAAVRDEFTGSWVLEAGVLVLADGGFACLHPDSRVLADGKYVRIEDLFELEKSYKALSDGQVVDIQEKEMGVTALDLGSMRTKASTATIIRRKPWKGELLRLKFRSGNEVTLTPDHLLIDGQTLEWKEAEKFRVGDKVVAPLKLPSVRNRVYILDILPSTWKIKLTPEEKRELKAEVLKRFKSLAEFNRKYNVSRDSLSGKGSISVGKFRKILRKLGIYDEWRERPLTYGPNYRRERLKVAYITPELAYFLGFLYGDGWIKRDGSKVHVRIVQSKVHNRQIENLRRAFKSFYDGQLREYERTTRSELAGNEIESNTITFHVSSPLLAYLYEYITKDNFRNAFSLDDEALKAFIAGALDSDGCVSIKSSKRGSVVHVEFLLSNDLEMDRAFALLLRRFDVYARIVPGKGVNRIQITGREDVTNLLNAIRAYSVKIKEIPVKKHLVSSKSDKVPAEPVSRIARDIIESVPAKLLQERGLWSTVYSYAKGRYQPSRIQLKKLVEKLGDVLSPEIRIKLEVLATRDYFLDEIVSIERIPYDGYVYDLYVPGEHNFLAEGIIVHNCIDEFDKMSDRDRSAIHEALEQQSYHHDFELLLADGRKVKIGELVDSLIEANRDRVILGKDTEILPVDNVYVLAYDLERKEIVRVKADRVSRHKAPEKFIRLRFSNGREITVTPEHPIMVWENGEIKEKPAAKIEIRDIVLGVSRYPLELPEVEGRRFRERKTAEDRQDYLYSLGKVSRVKRVAGRHVVEISERRFPKEIVSHLKKAARVLGVVQLPEERAKLSRPLVGERVLRPYLNRVMERIALLESLAESDPAEAVELLPRSRVYALTGVTVDHLKKRAVTGDRWAVSTIRLLVKNLLEQAKGHLERFMEYWDGNVNFLTVIKVKEVPNDRWEWVYDVTVEPYHLFVSHGLVLHNTISISKAGITATLNSRTTVIAAANPKYGRFNRHKSLPEQLDLPPTLLSRFDLIFLLLDEPDEKVDASIAEHILKVRRGEAEVVTPKIPYDLLKKYIAYARKNVHPVLSREAMDEIKRYYVRMRKGFKRSGEEEGVQPIPVTARQLEALIRLSEAHARMRLSETVTREDARAAIQIIEEMIRKIATDEEGTLDISILEVGKSSRKINKIDRLIDIIKNLESEGEFGAPEDKVIEAAKQAGIGSENEVKKLLSDLKRDARIYEPRAGFYKVL from the coding sequence ATGGACAGGGAGGAGATGATCGAGCGGTACGCGAGGTTTCTAAGGGAGTACGTGGACGACGACGGAAAGGAGGTCTACCTCAACAAGCTGAAGGATCTGCTAACCGTCACGCCAAAGCGCTCCCTCGCGATAGACTGGACCCACCTCAACTCCTTCGATCCCGAGCTGGCGGGGGAGCTGATTGAGAACCCCGAGGAGAGCATTCTGGCGGCGGAAGATGCGATACAGATAATTCTCCGCGAGCCTCCGTTGCTCGTCGAGAGAGAGTTCAAGGTCCACGCGAGGTTTTACAACCTCCCCCACACGCTACTCGTCAAGGAGCTGGGTAGCGAGCACATAAACAGGCTGATTCAGGTCGAGGGCATCATCACGCGCGTTAGCGAGGTCAAGCCCTTCGTCGAGAAAGCGGTATTCGTCTGCAAGGACTGCGGCAACGAGATGGTCAGGCTCCAAAGGCCCTACGAGAACCTCGTCAAGCCTGCCAAGTGCGACGCCTGCGGCTCAAGGAACATAGAGCTCGACGTGGAGAAGAGCCGTTTCATAAACTTCCAGAGCTTCCGCCTTCAGGACAGGCCCGAGAGCCTCAAAGGGGGCCAGATGCCGCGCTTCGTTGATGCAATCCTGCTCGATGACATGGTGGACACGGCACTGCCGGGCGACAGGGTTCTTGTCACGGGAATCCTGCGCGTTATCCTGGAGCAGAAGGACAAGAGGCCGATATTCAAGAAGGTTCTCGAGGTGAACCACATCGAGCAGCTCAGCAAGGAGATAGAGGAGCTTGAGATCTCGCCAGAGGACGAGCAGAAGATACGGGAGCTGGCAAAGAGAAAGGACATCGTCGATGCGATAGTTGACTCAATCGCCCCGGCAATCTGGGGCCACAGGACTGTGAAGAAGGGCATAGCTTTAGCTCTCTTCGGTGGCGTGCAGAGGACGCTCCCCGATGGAACGAAGCTAAGGGGAGAGAGCCACGTTCTGCTGGTCGGAGATCCTGGTGTTGCAAAATGTGTGGACTACCACACGAAGGTTCTGCTCGCTGACGGGAGCCTGAGGGAGATTGGAGATGTAGTGGAGGAGGCCGTGAGGAGGGCAGAAGAAGAGGGAAAGCTCAAAAAGGTAGACGATGGTTTTTATGCCCCAATAGACCTTGAGCTGTACGCTCTCGACGCGAAAACCCTGAAGGTCAGAAAGGTTAGAGCCAACATCGCCTGGAAGAGGACCGCTCCCGAACGGATGTACCGCATAAGGACGGCGAGCGGAAGGGAGATAAGGGTAACACCCACCCATCCGTTTTTCACCTTCGAGGACGGGCAGTTCAGGACGAGGAAGGCAGAGGAGCTTAAAGAAGGCTGTTTCATTGCGGTTCCAAGGGCTATTCCAGCTGGTGGCAGGCCCGTAAAGCTTTCAGAGGTACCCATTGAAAAGCCCAAAACTGCAAAGAGCAGATTACAGCTTCCAGAGTTTGCCGATGAGGAGTTCTGGTACGTGATTGGGCTCCTGACAGGAGAGGGGTACACCCAGAAAAGAGGAAGTAGTGCAACTGTGTATTTCACGAACAACGACGACAGGCTTATCGAAAAGGTCTACGAGTACTTCAAAAAGATCGGATTAAATCCAACCATCAGAGATCCTCACAAAGGAAAAACCGCCAAGGAAGTCTATGCGAGCGGAATAGAACTCTACCAACTCATGAAGTGGCTCGGTATCGCACAGAATTTATCAGAGAAAAAAGTACCCCCCCAGTTGTTCGGAGCAAGACTGGAGGATGTTAAAGCGTTCCTTAGAGGCTACTTCGACGCCGAAGCCACAGTGGACCGGAAAAGACCAAAGATCACCGTTGTTTCTGCCTCAGAAGAGCTTCTTAAAGGCGTTCAGCATCTGCTCCTCAGGTTTGGCATAAAATCCCAGCTCCACGAAACCAGATCCCGTGCAACAAACGGGAGAATGAAAACCGCCAGAAAGTATTACCGCCTATTCATTACTGGAGAAGATGCCGTGAGATTTAAGGAACTCATTGGGTTAGAAGTGTCGAGGAAACACAAAATTCTTGAACAGGTTACTCAGGGCATGAAGCCAAACACCAACGTGGACATTGTTCCCGGAGTTGGCAAGCTTCTGTGGAAGCTTCGGAGTGAAGCAGGATTAACCCAGAAGCAAATGGGAATTAACCGCTCAACTTACATGCACTACGAGCGCGGTGACAGACTGCCCAGCAGAGAGAAGCTCAAAATAGTAGTAGAAGCCCTTAAACAACACTTATCGGAGTCCAAAGAGTTAAAAGTTCTTGAACTCTTAGCCAGCTCGGATATCTTCTGGGACAGGGTCGTTGAAATCGAAGAGTACAACCCAGAGCATCCCTGGGTTTATGATCTCCAGGTTCCAGAGCACCACAACTTCATAGCCAACGACATCTTCGTCCACAACAGCCAGCTCCTCCGCTACGTTGCCAATTTAGCGCCGAGGGCAATCTACACGAGCGGAAAGAGCAGTTCGGCGGCCGGTTTGACGGCCGCAGCTGTCCGGGACGAGTTCACAGGATCTTGGGTTCTGGAGGCTGGTGTTCTCGTCTTAGCAGATGGTGGCTTCGCCTGCCTGCACCCCGATTCGAGGGTATTGGCAGATGGGAAGTACGTTCGCATCGAAGACCTCTTCGAGCTTGAGAAATCCTACAAGGCGCTCTCCGACGGTCAGGTTGTGGACATTCAGGAGAAGGAGATGGGAGTTACCGCGCTAGATTTGGGAAGCATGAGGACGAAGGCTTCCACGGCCACGATAATCCGCAGGAAGCCCTGGAAAGGCGAGCTACTCAGGCTGAAGTTCCGCTCCGGCAACGAGGTAACCCTAACTCCAGACCACCTCCTGATAGACGGCCAGACCCTTGAGTGGAAGGAGGCAGAGAAGTTCAGGGTTGGAGACAAGGTAGTTGCCCCGCTAAAGCTTCCCTCGGTGAGAAACAGGGTTTACATACTTGACATCTTGCCGTCCACTTGGAAGATCAAACTGACTCCTGAGGAGAAAAGAGAGCTGAAGGCCGAAGTTCTTAAGAGATTTAAGAGCCTCGCTGAGTTCAACAGGAAGTACAACGTTTCGAGGGATTCCCTCTCCGGAAAGGGCTCTATAAGTGTTGGAAAGTTCAGGAAGATACTTCGTAAGCTGGGAATCTATGATGAATGGCGCGAGAGGCCCCTAACGTATGGTCCGAACTATCGCAGGGAGCGCCTTAAAGTCGCGTACATAACCCCCGAACTCGCTTATTTCCTCGGCTTCCTTTACGGGGACGGGTGGATAAAACGGGACGGCTCGAAGGTTCACGTTCGCATAGTACAGTCAAAGGTACATAACCGGCAGATTGAGAACCTAAGGCGAGCCTTCAAGAGCTTCTACGATGGACAGCTGAGGGAGTACGAAAGGACCACGAGAAGCGAACTGGCGGGCAACGAGATAGAGAGCAACACGATTACGTTCCACGTCAGCTCACCATTGCTCGCGTACCTCTACGAATACATTACCAAAGACAACTTCAGGAATGCATTCTCCTTGGACGACGAGGCCCTGAAGGCCTTTATCGCTGGGGCCTTGGACTCGGACGGCTGTGTGTCAATCAAGAGTAGCAAGAGGGGAAGTGTTGTTCACGTTGAGTTTCTGCTTTCGAACGACCTGGAGATGGACAGGGCCTTTGCACTCCTGCTCCGCAGGTTTGACGTATACGCACGCATTGTCCCTGGAAAGGGTGTGAATAGGATTCAGATAACAGGAAGAGAAGATGTAACAAACCTCCTTAACGCGATTAGGGCGTACAGCGTCAAGATTAAGGAAATACCCGTCAAAAAGCATCTCGTCTCGTCGAAGAGCGATAAAGTTCCCGCCGAACCCGTGAGTAGAATCGCAAGGGACATCATCGAAAGTGTCCCGGCTAAGCTACTACAGGAGCGGGGACTGTGGAGCACCGTTTATTCCTACGCCAAGGGCAGGTACCAGCCCAGCAGGATTCAGCTGAAAAAGCTCGTGGAGAAGCTCGGCGATGTTCTGAGTCCAGAAATCAGGATTAAGCTTGAAGTCCTCGCTACGAGGGATTACTTCCTCGATGAAATCGTCTCCATCGAGCGCATTCCCTACGATGGCTACGTCTACGACCTCTATGTGCCGGGCGAGCACAACTTCCTGGCCGAGGGAATCATAGTCCACAACTGCATTGACGAGTTCGACAAGATGAGCGACAGGGATAGGAGCGCCATACACGAGGCACTGGAGCAGCAGAGCTACCACCACGACTTCGAGCTTCTCTTAGCCGACGGCAGGAAGGTCAAGATAGGCGAGCTGGTCGATTCGCTCATCGAGGCCAACCGCGACCGGGTAATCCTCGGTAAAGACACCGAGATTCTGCCCGTTGATAACGTTTACGTTTTGGCCTACGACCTTGAGAGGAAGGAAATCGTCAGGGTCAAGGCCGACCGCGTGAGCAGGCACAAGGCTCCTGAGAAGTTCATAAGGCTGAGGTTCTCCAACGGAAGAGAGATCACTGTGACGCCGGAGCACCCGATAATGGTGTGGGAGAACGGGGAGATAAAGGAGAAGCCGGCCGCAAAAATTGAAATCCGCGATATCGTCCTCGGCGTTTCGAGGTATCCGCTGGAACTGCCCGAGGTGGAAGGGAGACGGTTCAGGGAGCGCAAAACCGCTGAGGACCGTCAGGACTACCTCTACTCCCTGGGTAAGGTCTCGAGGGTAAAGCGCGTCGCCGGAAGGCACGTTGTTGAAATCTCCGAGAGAAGGTTTCCAAAGGAAATAGTGAGCCATCTCAAGAAGGCCGCGAGGGTTCTCGGGGTCGTTCAGCTGCCGGAGGAACGGGCAAAGCTCTCACGGCCTCTGGTCGGGGAGAGAGTTCTCAGGCCGTACCTCAACAGGGTCATGGAGAGGATCGCCCTGCTGGAGAGCCTCGCCGAGAGCGACCCGGCGGAGGCCGTTGAGCTACTGCCCAGGAGCAGGGTTTACGCCCTCACCGGGGTAACCGTTGATCACCTCAAAAAGAGGGCCGTGACGGGCGACAGGTGGGCGGTCTCGACCATAAGGCTCCTCGTAAAGAACCTGCTCGAACAGGCTAAGGGGCATCTGGAAAGGTTCATGGAGTACTGGGACGGCAACGTGAACTTCCTGACGGTCATCAAGGTCAAGGAGGTTCCAAACGACCGCTGGGAGTGGGTCTACGACGTAACCGTCGAGCCGTACCACCTCTTCGTCTCCCACGGGCTGGTTCTACACAACACGATAAGCATCTCCAAGGCCGGAATAACGGCCACCCTGAACTCCAGGACCACCGTCATCGCCGCCGCGAACCCCAAGTACGGCCGCTTCAACCGCCACAAGAGCCTCCCCGAGCAGCTCGACCTTCCACCCACACTGTTGAGCCGTTTCGACCTCATCTTCCTCCTCCTGGACGAGCCGGACGAGAAGGTCGACGCGAGCATAGCGGAGCACATACTCAAGGTCCGCAGGGGAGAGGCTGAGGTCGTGACGCCGAAGATACCCTACGACCTGCTCAAGAAGTACATCGCCTACGCGAGGAAGAACGTCCACCCCGTGCTGAGCAGGGAAGCTATGGACGAGATAAAGCGCTACTACGTCAGAATGAGGAAGGGCTTCAAGCGCTCCGGCGAGGAGGAGGGAGTCCAGCCGATACCGGTCACGGCGAGGCAACTGGAGGCTCTGATAAGGCTCAGCGAGGCCCACGCAAGAATGAGGCTGAGCGAGACGGTAACGCGGGAAGATGCCAGGGCGGCGATTCAGATAATCGAGGAGATGATAAGGAAGATAGCGACCGACGAGGAGGGAACGCTTGACATCTCGATACTCGAGGTCGGAAAGAGCTCCCGGAAGATAAACAAGATAGACAGACTCATCGACATAATAAAGAACCTCGAGTCGGAGGGCGAGTTCGGAGCGCCGGAGGACAAGGTGATCGAAGCGGCGAAGCAGGCGGGCATAGGCTCTGAGAACGAGGTGAAGAAACTCCTGAGCGACCTCAAGCGCGATGCCAGAATTTACGAGCCGAGGGCGGGCTTCTACAAGGTCCTCTAA